atatacttatttctgtatttgttgACCGTGTGGTGACATTTGCTCAGAACAGCAAAGTATGAAACTAGTAGACAAAAATAACATAAAGAAAGGTTATTTCCATGTAAAATtcaatgtattttgtaacaggTCATTGTTAAACACTAACAAATGCAATGATCTTATGTTCAACATATATGAAATTATCTTCAAATTACTCATCATCAGTCTgtgcttattttttatttatttattttttacatttcactaCAGTCGAAAAAATGTAACCTACTGCTTGACACTGGAGTAAACACATTCACTCTGGtattttctttgtctctttgATTTGGCGGGCAGGTTAATGCTTAAAGCAGCGTAGTGGAGGTTGTCTGCATCATGATTACcctggaaaaaataaatttgaGATGCAGATCAAAATGTGATCACGTTTTTGTCACAAAAAATTGTGgcaaaaatgtgaaatgaaaaaaaaaagtaaataaaataaacattaaaagtgCTGTGTAGTAAAATTTTATTGATTGTTATTTTAATTGCAATATATGCTACACAGAGGAAACATACCTGTACAGAAGGAATAGAAAGTCTTGCTTGATGGCCTGAACGTGAAATACAAAAACAGCGGTCTCACTTAAAAGTCCAAATCAATGAATAAAAGCTGTCAAATGAAATACTTTTTCTGGTACCTGATTTGAAGTGGTTTCTTTTGCTCATCTTGTAGAGAAGAAAAGCCAGTAAAACAACCAGGGTGGAGGTGAAAGTCAATGCTCCACTCAAGACGTACACCAAGACAAGAGAATTTCCCTCATCTGTAAAGACCAAGGCATCCTTAACACAGACTTCTCTATACTCtatgttttcttttaagtttGATGGCATAATATCAGCAACTGATTTGGGTTCTATACTGTTACTTACCCCCAAACACCAGCGTGGTTCCTCCTCCAAACAGTATGTGTCCACATGAGGCGACAACGCAGTAGTACGTCCCACCATGAGACAAATTCAGGCTGGTGATTGTCAAGTTAGAGACacaggtgtgtgtttttttgttgtctttccTCTCACACTGATCATTCCTGCCGCCATGGGTGTAAATGAGTCCTGGATGAGATTCTTCAGAGTCTTTGAACCAGTAAATACTGTGTTCTCCATCACAAGTCCCAGTGTATAATGTACAGTTCAGAGTCACGGAGCTTCCTGGCTGGATGGTCTCTGAAGCTGACTGTTGAACCACAGCCTTGATGTTCAAATCTGAATCTTTAACACCAACAGTAATGCTCTCTGAAAATGTTGATGTGTACAAATAGGAACATATACAGTAGTAAGTTGCTGTGTCTGAAATGCGCACATCTGAGATTATTAAGTGGTTTTGACCTGTTTCAGTATCCAGGGTGAAGCGTGGATCACTCTTAAATGTATCATAAAATGTGGGATTGTTTTCATATACATAGAAGGTAGAAATGAGTGTTGGTTTCTCTCCCAAAGTTTGCTTATACCAGTAAAACCGTGGAGCTCCATCACCTTTACTGTAACAATGCAAAGTCACACTGTCCCCAGTTTTAACTGATATGAAACGTCTTTCTTGAGGAACAGAAGAAGAGGTTTCCAAGTTGTTTGTCTGAGCTGAAGTAAAATAAAAGACAGAGCAAATGCAGGTTATGGAATcttgaaaacatgaaaacatattGAAATTTTCAAAACCAAACTCACCTATTTCCCCCAAGAACAAACATGTGAGACAGACAACGAACTTCGCAGATGTCATCTTCTTGAAATAATCGTGCTGAATGAAAAGAATCTCAAACCTTTCTTCACTCTTCTTACAAGAGACTGTGCCTGATTGGCCAAGCAGAAGTGACACAGTATGTCTTTTTAAGGAAACATGATCACATGTTCACAGTCAGCtatagtggggaaaaaaaccctcataATGTGCACAATGAAtgacataaacacaaaaaaacaagactcaTCAATTTTGTAATAACATATGAGCGTGTTATTCCACTTGTTACTTGTTGGTTTTACAACTGACAGCACAGCTGCTGGGATCCAATAGAGAGCAGCTGATACACTCATCTCCGTACATAGACAGAAGTTTCCTCCTTCTCTGTCTGGTGAAATAATATGGTTACTGTTGTAAGGTTGGCTGATctaagtatttcagaaactgcttatCTGGAAGGTTTTTTCAGCACAATCATCTTTAGTGTTGCCAGAGGTCAAGGAGCTGATAGAAAACAGTAGCTGTATTTGAACATG
The sequence above is a segment of the Oreochromis aureus strain Israel breed Guangdong linkage group 3, ZZ_aureus, whole genome shotgun sequence genome. Coding sequences within it:
- the LOC116316439 gene encoding uncharacterized protein LOC116316439; translated protein: MTSAKFVVCLTCLFLGEIAQTNNLETSSSVPQERRFISVKTGDSVTLHCYSKGDGAPRFYWYKQTLGEKPTLISTFYVYENNPTFYDTFKSDPRFTLDTETGQNHLIISDVRISDTATYYCICSYLYTSTFSESITVGVKDSDLNIKAVVQQSASETIQPGSSVTLNCTLYTGTCDGEHSIYWFKDSEESHPGLIYTHGGRNDQCERKDNKKTHTCVSNLTITSLNLSHGGTYYCVVASCGHILFGGGTTLVFGDEGNSLVLVYVLSGALTFTSTLVVLLAFLLYKMSKRNHFKSGHQARLSIPSVQGNHDADNLHYAALSINLPAKSKRQRKYQSECVYSSVKQ